The segment CCGCCGGTATCACATGGCGATCATTCCCGAGCTGGAATCCTGGGCCCATGTGCAGAGCATCACCCATCATTTCCCGGAGCTTCGCGGAACGGACGGCATGTGGGGCGGCGCTTCCTTCGGCATTGGCGAACGAACTTACGCACTCCTGGAGAAAATCTACGACGAGGTTGTGCCCTGCCTCGAGGACACCGCGGCGGTGCACGTCGGCCTGGATGAAGCGGTCTGGGCCGTTCTGCCTGGCGAGGAGAATCGCGGGCACACCCCGGAAAACATGGTGGGTCGGATCCATGAAATCCTGATGCGGGTCGCCCGGCGCCATGGCAAAAAGATCACGATGCATCTCTGGGCGGACCACGGCGGCAGGCCGATACCGGTGGCCATCCGGGATCAGGTTGTCGTGGAACCGTGGGGTTACCACGAAACGATGAAAGAGGAGATCTTCGAGAAGCTCCGCACGTTTGGCGGCGCGGGAAAAACGCCCGTGATGATGGGTGCCGGCGTCAGTTGGACCCGCGTGAATGGCGACTACGAGGCGAGCCGTCTCTGGGCGCAGGAGGGGCTCAAGTACCCGAACGTTGTGGGGATCACGCTCTGCCTCTGGGGCACCAATGACGTCGGCGGCCGCCTGATGACGCTCTTCGGCGGAGCCGGAGTTGCCTGGTCCCCCCATTCGTTCGTCCGCGCCGCCAACGACCCACTCGGCGAGAGCCTGCGCAATGCCAAGGATCGCGAAATGCGCAAGTGGCAGGCGATTTTTCCCGATGCCGATCGTCAGGTGATCGATCTCGATCGCGGCCCCGAAATCGTTGTGGGCCGCTACGTGAACCGGCCTTATGCCGGGTATCCTGTCGCACCCACCGCCGAACCTCCCGCTTTTGGGCGTCAGCCGTGAGTCCGCCGTCATGCTGAATCCGAAGATGAGAACCTCAACCCTGCTTTTCCTGATACTCCTGAGTCTTGCCCCACCGCGCGTGGTGGCTGCCGCCCCGGGCGCTACAGCGGCCGAAGTGGCGGACGTCGACCTGCCGCGGTACCCGCCCGTGCCCGCCGATCGTGCGGTGGCGACTTGGAAAGTGAAGGAGGGCTTTGCCATGCAATTGGCCGCGTGCGAGCCGCAGGTGCGTGATCCCATCGCCATCTGTTTCGATGAGAATGGGCGGATGTTCGTGTGTGAAATGATCGATTATTCCGAGCAGCGGGATGTGACCCCGCATCTTGGACGGATTTCGCTGCTGGAGGATCGCGATGGCGACGGGTTCTACGAGACGAGCCGGGTTTTTGCGGACAATCTCGCCTGGCCCACCGGGCTGATCTGGGCGGGAGGGGGATTGTTCGTGGCGGCCACGCCCGATATCCTTCGATTCGAGGACAAGGACGGCGATGGCCGCGCGGAGGTGCGCGAAACCGTGTTCACCGGATTCAACGACGGAGTGGACCGGCTCAATGTGCAGGCCCTGCTCAACAGCCTCCAGTGGGGGCCCGACAATCGCATTCACCTCCTGAGTGGCATTGGCAACCGGGGCCGGGTTGCCAGCCTGCGACGCCCCGATCTTCCGGCGCAGGAGATCGGAGCGCGGGACTTCTGGTTTGATCCGCGCACGTATGAGTTTGGCTTTGAGGAGGGCGGCGCCCAGTACGGTATGGGTTTCGACAATGAGGGACGGAAGTACGCCTCGTCGAATTCGGACCATCTTCAGTACTGGGTGTACGACGGTCGGTACGCCCACCGGAATCCCTATTGGACGATGCCGCATTCAAGACAGAGCATCGCGGCGGACGGCGGCGCGGCGGAGGTGTTTCGCATCAGCCCGGACGAACCCTGGCGGATTGTGCGCACACGCTGGCGGGTGGGAGGGGTGGTCAAGGGGCTGATTGAAGGAGGCGGACGCGTCAGCGGATACTTCACGGGGGCGACGGGCACGATGGCCTATCGGGGTGACGCGTATGGGCCGGATTTCATCGACAATACCTTCAGCGGAGACGCCGGGGGGCAGTTGATCCATCGAAAGATCATTTCCGACGCGGGGGTCAGCCGGGTGGGTCGACGTCCCGCGGATGAATTGACGCGGGAGTTTGCCGCGAGCACCGACACGTGGGTGCGTGTCGTCGGATTTGCGAATGCGCCGGATGGCACGCTGCACGTCTGCGACATGTACCGTGAGGTGATCGAGCACCCGTGGAGCATTCCCGAAAGGATCAAGCGCCACCTTGATCTCAACTCGGGCAATGATCGTGGGCGGATCTACCGCATGGTGCCGCTCAACGGAACCTGGCAGCGGCGATCGTCGGTCAGCATGGGGGGCGCATCCACCGCGGAATTGGTTGACCTGCTCGCGCATCCCAATGGCTGGCATCGTGACACGGCCTCAAGGCTGCTTTGCGAGCGCCAGGATCCAGCCGCGATTCCCCGGCTGCGCAAAGTCGTGCAGTCAGGGAGGTCCCGCCTGGCGACGCTGCATGCACTCAGCGTGCTGGAAACCTTCCAAGCTCTGGATGCGCAGACCCTGTTGTCAGCGTTGAAAAATAGAGAGGGCGTCGTGCGGGAACGCGGCATCCGACTGCTGGAGGCGCACGCAGAAAAGGAAACTCCTTCAGCGGAAATGGTGGAGGTGGCGATCGGTTTGGTGGAAGATCCCGATGTGCGGGTCAGGTTTCAACTCGCATTTTCCTTCCCAACACTCCTGTCGCGGGCAGGGGTTCCCGAGGCGAAGCATCTGCGAACGGCTTATGTTCGCCTTGCGATGCGCGAAGTTGGAGACGAATGGATGGAGGCGGCGCTTTTGAGCGGACCGCCGGAGACCGTATCGGCCGTGCTGCTGCCGCCATTCTTGAATTCCGAATCGCGCGTCCCGCGGGGGGCCGGGAAGTTCACTGCCAATCTGATAGAAATTTGCGCGGCCATGAAGCCGGTCGAGGGATATTCGGGGTTGATCGACCGGCTGAGCCGCTCCGGAGCACCTGCGAGCTGGGTGCTGGCCCTGGATGCAGGGGCGCGGCGTGCGGGACTCTCCTTGGAAGCCGTCGATTCGGGGCATCGATTGAAGGCACTCTTCAAACGAGCCGCGGAAGTGGCGGGTGATCGCGCGGCTGGTTTGGATGCGCGAAAGGATGCCATCGAACTGCTGGCGGCGGCAGGTGGTTCCATCAGCCGGTTTGCGCTGGCTCCGGTACTTTCCGACAGCCAGCCGGAGGCTCTTCAACTGGCGGCTGTCGCGGTGCTTGCCCGCGAGCCGGCCGGAGTCGATGTCATGGATGCCTTGCTGAGCGGCTGGCGCACCTATACGCCTGCCGTGCGCGATGCCGTGATCGCCGCGTGCCTGCCGCGCGAGGACCGGGTGATGCGGCTCCTTGCAGCGATCGATGCAAAAGCGGTTCCTGCGAAGGAACTGGGTGCGGCGCATGTCGAGGCGCTGACTCACCATGCATCGCCGGAGGTGCGCGCCCGTGCATTGGATGTATTGAGTTCTCTGATACCGCCGTCGCGCTCCGAAGTGCTTGCCCGCAATGCCGCGGCGGTTGCATCTGCTGGTGACGCCGGCAGGGGAAGGATGATCTTTCTTGGACGGTGCACGCCCTGCCATCGCGCCGAGGGCCAGGGCTTTCTGCTGGGTCCCGACATGGTCACCGTGAAGAGTCGTGGACGGGAGGGCTTGCTCACGGCCATCATCGATCCCAATCGGGAGGTTGCGCCCCAGTACATCAGCTATGAGATCGCCACCCGGGATGGCAACGCCTACAATGGAATCATCACGCAGGACGACGCCACGGGTCTCACGCTCAAGATCATGGGAGGTGTGGAAATGCGTTTGCTTCGGTCCCAGTTGAAAGGCACCATATCATCCGGAAGAAGTCTCATGCCCGAGGGGCTTGAAGCGGGACTGTCGGTCAGCGACATGGCGGACCTGCTGACCTACATTGAGTCGCTGTAGGCTGCTCGACAATTGCTCGACCTTTCCGGTGCATGCTGGCTGAAATGGGCCCATGAAAACGCTGGCCATTGTCCTGATCCTTTCGCTGGTGGGAAATGCCCTGTGGATTGTCCGCCACTTCCAGGAAACTGCGGCGCGCCGGGGATCGGCGGTGGCCGGTGCGGCGCAGGAGGCGCGACCTGGAGAGTCTGCATCAACGTCCGCCGGTCCCGCGGAAAGTGCCGGCGGTGCCGGGAATGTTGTGCTTGGTGCGGACGGCAAGGCTCTGAGCCCTGAGGTCTGGGCGCGCCTGCATGGAGGGGATATTCGAAAACTGGTTTCCCGATTGAAGGCGGCGGGGTTCCCATCGTCGGCGATTCGCGCGATTGTGATGTCGGAAGTGGGCAATCTGTTCAATGAGCGGAGGAACGCGCTGGCTTCCAAGTCCCAGAGAGCTGAGTACTGGCGAAGTTTCGGGCGCTCTCCGATGGACCCCGCAACCGTGGCTCAAGGCCGCGCGCTCGAAAAGGAATACTCGGCGCTCGTCAAGGAACTGCTCGGCGACCTTCCTGCTGAAACGGGAGGTTTTGTTGAGGCACTGAACCGTCGGATGTACGGCAATCTATCGGCCGACAAGGTGCAGCAGATTCGCAGGATAACCGATGACTACAACGAGCTGAGCCAGGATGTCTATCGAAACTCCCAGGGCATCCTGCTTGCTGAGGACCGGGAGACGCTGGCATTCTTGGAAAAGGAAAAGGCGGCGGATCTTGAAAAGCTGCTGACACCCGACGAGCGGATGGAGTACGAGCTGCGATCGAGCCAGCTTGCGAATACGATTCGAGGGCGCTTGAACGGGTTTGATGCCACCGAGGCGGAATACCGGGCCATCTATGCTGCGGCGAAGACGTCGGGGATGGTCGAACGTCCTTCCTCAATGGAAGAAGGCCGCCAGTCGAACGAAGCATTCCTCAATGCGGTCAAGTCGACGCTCACGCCCGAAAGAATGGCGGAATATGAGCGGTCCACCAATCCTTCGTATGCCAATGCCAATCGGCTCGTGGCGCGGCTCAATCTTCCGGCGGGCACGGCCGAGCGCCTGGTGACGATCGAGAAGGACGCGCAGCTGCAGGCGGATGTCATCAGGCGAAACTCCACGCTCACGGCGGATCAGCGCACTGCGCAGCTTGGGGAATTGTCTTCCCGGACGACCCAGCAGCTCACCGGAAGCCTCGGCGGCGAACGCGGCATGGAGGCGTATCGTCAGTATAACGGCGGCTGGCTTCGAACCCTCACGAATCAGACACAGCCGCGGGGGGCTCCTGCACAAAGGCTCCCCGGACGCTGACATCCCGTCATTGGGGGCGCGCTCGTTGGCCATGCGTCAACTCGGCAATTGACTTCCGCGAAATCCTGCCCGCCGTGGCAGTGTGCAGAGAAGATTTCCCGAGCCTTTCCGTCTTGCGGCTGTTGACGTCGATGGAACCCTTGTCGGCCCCGCGCTCGAAATCAGCGACGCCAACCGGCGGGCGATCGGGCGCCTTCAGAAGGCCGGCATCGAGGTGGTCCTGGCTTCCGGCCGGCACTACGAGACGCTGAAATCATTCGCGGAGGCACTGCCCGGGGTGCGCTGGATGGTGTCATCCCAGGGGGGAGAGGTATCCAATATCGACCGGGCTCATGTTCTGGACAGGGTCTTCCTTGAGGCGGGGCAGACGGATCAAATCATCTCCCTTGGCAGGAAACTCGGCTACAATCTCGCGCTCTACACAGAGCGCGGAATCCTTGTGGACAACGATGCGGACACGAAAAAGCTTTATGCAAGCTTTGCGGGGCGGCCTCCCCAATTCACGATTGACCAGTGGCGGGACGAGCGCCTGCTCAAGATTGTGTGGATTGGCGAGGAGCCCAGCATTGCCTCGGTCGGCGACCATCCCGCCGTGAAGGCGATTGATGTCGAGCGCGTGCACACGCACCGCCAGCTTTTTGAATTTTCACCCCATGGCGTGAGCAAGGCGACCGGGCTGGCATCGCTCTGCGCGCATCTGGGATATCGCGCGGAACAGACTCTCGCGTTTGGTGATGCGGAGAATGACCTGCCGATGTTTTCCTGGGCGGGTCTGTCAGTTGCCATGCCGCACGGCTGGCCGAAGGCGCTCCGCAGCGCAGGCATTGTCGGGCCCGCGGGTGAGGAGGAAACGGCTCTGGCGCGCGCGATTGACTCCCTGTTTGACCGGCGCGGGCAGCCTTGAGGTTGAATTTCACCGAGCGCTCCAATCCTGTTTCTAGTCGACTGTGCACCGGTGTGCGATAACTCACTGTAGTTGACATGATCATTTGGGGCATCGATTTGGGTGGCACTAAAGTCGAGGGTGCGGTTCTTGACACCGCACATCCGGACAAACCGATCGCGCGCCTTCGACGTCCGACGGAATCCCATCTCGGCTACGAACACATTGTCGGGCAGATCAAACGGGTCGTCGAGGATCTGGAGAAGCAGACTGGCAGGCGCCGGCCGGCAGCCGTTGGATTCGGCACTCCTGGGACGATGGAGCCGTCGACCGGTGCGATGAAAAACTGCAATACGACCTGCCTGAATGGGCGGAAGCTGCGCGACGATCTTACAGCGACACTGGGAATCGAGGCGCGTCTGGCGAATGACGCGAACTGTTTTGCGCTGGCGGAGGCGACGCTCGGTGTGGCGAGAGGACGCCAGGTCGTCATGGGTCTCATACTCGGGACGGGTGTTGGTGGCGGCATTGTCGTCAATGGACGGGTGCTGAACGGCTGCCACGGCATCGCCGGTGAATGGGGGCACAACCCAATCATGGGTGAGCGCACACCCTGCTATTGCGGGCGTGCGGGTTGTGTTGAAACCGTCATAGCCGGCCCCTCGCTTGAGCGGCACTATTGCGAGGCAACCGGGCGGAAGCTGAACCTGCGCGAGATTGAGGAGCAGTCCAGAAAGGGTGACGCTGCGGCGACAGCCACGCTCGAGCGCCTGCGCGCGAAATTTGGCGAGTCGATTGCCGCGGTGATCAACATCCTCGATCCGGATGCGATTGTGATTGGTGGCGGAGTGGGAAATCTCGATCTGCTCTACACCGAGGAGACGCGCCGGGCGGTGGTGCGGCACCTGTTCAATCCAGAGGTGCGAACAGAGTTTCTAAAGCCGGAGCTCGGTGATAGCGCTGGAGTCTTCGGGGCCGCCATGTTGACCGGCGAGGTGGGCGGTTAGTCGCGTTTGGCCCGACTCCATCACGCGGCTTCCGCGTAGAGCTTGAAGAGCGCCTGAGTGCCGGAATCCTCCCAGCCCCGGAGCGAGACCTCGTCATACAGTCTTTTGGCGCAGGCGAGTCCGGGAAGATCCAAGTTCAACAGCGCCGCGCTTTCAAGGGCGAGCCCGATGTCCTTGATGAAGTGCTTCACATAGAACCCCGGAGCGTAGTTTCCCGCCAGCGCCCGCGGCGCGAGGTTGGTCATCGCCCAACTGCCGGCTGCACCGCCGCTGATGCTTTCCAGAACGGAGGCGGGAGCCAGGCCGGCCTTTCGCGCATAGGCGAGCGCCTCAACCCACGCGATCATGCCGGCTGCCACGGCGATCTGATTGGCGAGCTTGCAATGCTGTCCGGCGCCAGGGCCTCCGTGTCGCCGGATGTTTTTTCCCATCGCCTGAAACCATGGCATCGCGCGATTGAAAGCGGACTCCCCGCCGCCGACCATGATGACGAGGCGAGCCTCCCTTGCGCCGAGGTCTCCGCCTGAAACAGGCGCATCCAGCACGTCGACATTCCGGATCGCAGCATCAGCCGCGAGGCGCTTCGCCAGCGTCGGGCTGGATGTCGTCATGTCGATCAGAAGCGATCCTGGCTTTGCCGTCCGGACGAGGCCGTTTTCTCCCAGATAAATCCGCTCAACATCGGATGGAAAGCCGAGCATGGTGATGACCGCGTCGACGTTCGGCCCGATGGTTGACGGATCATCATGCCAGCGCGCTCCGAGATCGAGAAGGGGCTGCGCCTTGTGTTTGGTGCGATTGAAGACGTGCAGCGAGTGACCAGCGGCCATGAGATGCCGCGCCATGCTGCAACCCATGACACCCGTGCCGATAAAACCGATTGAATGTGAAGTCGCCATGGTTCTGGAATCCGATTGGGCTTGCCTTCTGACAAGCCTGTGGCGCTTCGGAAGCGCTGCAAACTCGTTCAGTGCAAAAATAGACTTCGTGAATGCGAAGAACATGCGTGCGTTCCGCGCCGATCCTGCGCCGCTGGCATGGCGGCAGGTTCAACAACCGACATTTCTCTCAGTCCCACGCATGCACCCGGGATTGAAACGGGACGCCGCCACGGCGCGCAATTCGGGACGAGTCCTGTTCCGACAGCAGCTACTCCTTGAACTCGTCGAAGGCTTGTTCTCCCGCAGTGGTTGCTGTGGCAATCGCGGGAGCCGGAAAGGAAAACGCGCCGGGACCTAGCTTTTCACGGAGCCGTTTTTCAAGATCGCGCAGTTGCTCCTCACGCTGCTCGAGCTCCATTTCCCGTTCGATCTGCTCCTGCGTTTTCTGAAGGAGACGCTCCTCGCTCTGGGAGAGATACTGCTCGCGCTGCTCGAGTCCCTTGCGCTCTTCCTGAAGAATCTCCTCCAGGCGGAGGCGTTCCGCCTCCAAGTCTGCTACGGTGTCGGCCGCTTCCTTTGCGTCAAACGGACTGGCGCAGCTGCCTGTGTGCGGGGGGGCGGGTGGTGGCGCGGGTTCGGGCGAACTGGCGGGTGTCTCTGAAGCCGGGCCGCCCTTTCGATTCAGGCGCAGGGATGGCGCCGGTGGAGGCGGCGCCGGCGGCTTGGGTGCGGCTCGGGAGACCGGCTTCTCCGAAGGAGTTGTGGGCCGCGGTTGCGGGGGAGGGGGAGGGGGAGGGGGAGGCGGGGCTTCGCGGCTCTGCGGAACCGCCGCAGCCTTTTCGGATGAAACCGACGGATCCGTGCGCGAGAAGATGCCGGGGTCTAGAAGGCCGTGCTTCAGTTTCTCCTCGGTGTCGGCCAGAATTCCCTCGATCGACGCGGGATCGATGCGAAGGAGTGTCGCTTCGCGGAGTGATGCCCATACGCGTTGATGATAGCTGGCCACACCGTACTGCGTGACATAGGAAGCCAGCTGACATTCCCCCTGGATGGCGCTTCGGACCTTTTCGGCGAGGTCGCGGGATTCATTCAGGAGGAGGATGACGGTGGCGATAGCGGGACCAGGCATCGTGAACTGCAGCGAATGAGCGGTGCTTTTCCAATTCCGCTCCGGCTGGCGGTAAAGAGTGATGGCTTCGGAGCCCGCCCGGATTCGCTGGGCATCCGCGATCTTGTTGACGAACGATATGTCGTCCTGAATGGCCCGCGCGGTTGCAACCAGGACGTCAATCTTTCTTCGCGCTTCGGAGTTTGAGCCGCACGGATCCGAGTGGGGCAGGGCTTCGAACGTGTCCTTCAGGGAGTTGAGTTGCGCCACAAAATTCATGACCGATTCATCGAATCGTGCGAGCAGCCGTTTCCAGTCATCGAGGAACCGGGACGCTGCGAGACCGTTTGCGTACTCCTGGTCGTGCTCGCGCAGGTAGATTTCCAAGGTGCGCTCGATGCATGCCTGCAGAACGGGGGTGGCTTCATCGATGTTCCGGAGTCCTTCCGCTAGAACGGAGACGTTTTCAACCATCTCGCGGCGCTGCACCTCCTTCTTTGAGTCCTTGAATAGAAAGGCGAGCAGGGGGCGGCCCGCCTTGGCAGCAGTTTTTTGCTCCTGCGCGACCTGAAGCGCGCTCTCTATTCGGCTTCGGCACAAGGTAAAAGCCGCCTCCCGCACCAGAAGATCCTGAAGTCTGTCTGGTATCGAAGGTCTTGTAGAAATTCTCGGCGTTGCCGACATGAGGACTGTTCCTTATCGACCCGGGTGCGCCCAAAATTTACCAAAACGTTGAACGATCGCAGGCTCGCGCCATTCGCTTGCGCGCGGAGATTCAGAGCTGAACCTTGGGGCGCCTGATCAAAAGCCCGCGCTGCCCGGGGTGCGGGCGAAGGGAATGACGTCGCGGATATTGGCCACGCCAGTGACGAACATGAGCATGCGTTCGAATCCCAGCCCAAATCCGGAGTGCGGCACAGAACCGTAGCGACGAAGATCGACGTACCAGGAGTATTCCTTTTCTGAGAGATGGTGCCGCTCCATGTTCTCCCGAAGAACCTCGAGGCGCTCCTCGCGCTGGCTTCCTCCGATGATCTCGCCAATACCGGGCACAAGGAGGTCCATGGCGCGGACGGTCCTGCCGTCATCATTCACCCGCATGTAGAAGGGCTTCAGGGTGCGTGGATAATCGTAGAGCGTCACCGGACACTTGAAATGCTCTTCCGCGAGATAACGCTCGTGCTCTGACTGCAGGTTCGAGCCCCAGGAGACGGAATGCTCCCAGGTTCGCCCGCTGCGGGCGAGGATGTCGATTGCCTCGGTGTAAGTGCAGCGCTGAAACGGTCGCTGCAGAACGAAATCAAGGCGCGACAGCAGGTCCTTGTCCACAAACTTGCCGAAAAACTCGAGGTCGGGCGCGCAGTGGGTTAGCGCATCACGGATGAGGTGTTTCACGAACTCCTCAGCCAGGTCCATGTTGCCGTCGAGTCCGCAGAACGCCATTTCCGGCTCTATCATCCAGAACTCCGAGGCGTGACGGGATGTGTGGGAATTCTCGGCGCGGAAAGTCGGACCAAACGTGTAGACATTGGACAATGCGCACGCAAAGACCTCGGCCTCCAGCTGACCTGACACCGTGAGGTAGGTTCTTTTCGCAAAAAAGTCCTTGGAGAAATCGACGGTGTGATCGGGGTTCGCGGGCGGGTTCTGTGGATCGAGCGTGGTGACACGAAAGAGCTCTCCCGCGCCCTCGCAATCGCTCGCGGTGATGATCGGTGTGTGCACGTAGACGAACGACCTCTCCTGGAAAAACTGGTGAATGGCGTAGGCAAGCCGGCTTCTCACGCGGAAGACTGCACCGAAAAGATTCGACCGCGGACGCAGGTGGGCGATGTCGCGAAGAAACTCCAGCGTGTGCCCTTTCTTTTGCAGCGGATAGGTGGAGTCAGCCTCACCCAGAATTGCAAAGGAGGATGCGACAACCTCCCATTGCTGTCCCTGTCCCTGGGAAGGGACAAGACGGCCGCGCACCTCGATCGAAGCGCCGGTTGTCGCGCGGGCGATCTGGTCGTAACCAGGGAGCGATGCATCAACAATGACCTGGAGGCTCTTCAGGCAGGATCCATCGTTGATCTCGAGGAATGAGAATGCCCTGGCGTCCCGCCGCGTTCGCACCCATCCCTGAAGCAGAATGGCTTCGATCTGGGCCGGGGAGTGGAGGGCGTCCTTGACAAGCGTGCGTTGCATGGGGAGTACCCTGGCAAAGAAGCCAGTTTGCCATCAACCTTGCAAATCTTGAACGCTGCCGAGTCCACAAGCCAGGCCCGCGGATCGTTTTCCCGTGCCATTAATATGGAGTTTCAAACACTAGGATGTCGGGTAAATCTGTTGTGAGATTCGACTCCGACGCACTGTGTTCGCAAGTGTCTGGCTCAAAACCCGGCTTTGATTCCTCAATTCATTGAAACTGGCCGATGCCTGGAGGCCGAACGTGACGATAAGACCGGGTGCAACTGACTGATAAACCTTATGAGTGAAATTTCGTGATCCCTGAACCGAACTGGCAAGGATGATATGCTGTCGGGTGAGTGGAAGTTGAGCAACAAGAACACCGTTCCCGCCGCACTGCAGGACCTGCTGGTGCGCGAAGCTGCGTTTACGTTGAGCCGCAGGCGCATTGCCGAGGCGGTTGATGTGGCACGGTCCAGCCGTGACACGATGGCTGCTGCACGCCCGATGCTTTCGTTTGTGCGCCAGGACGCCAGAAAGGAGCACCGCGAGAAATTGAAGGAGTGTGAGGAAAACATCGCGATCCTTGAGGCGGGCGCGAAGAAGCTGGATGCAACGATTCCGGTCCTTCACCAGTGTGTGGAGCGAAGCTTGGAAAACTACCTGCGCGAGATGGATCCGGAGTATGTGAACGGGTTGTCGGCGTCGCGATTCTCGGTGGACTGGCAGCGCATCCTTGAGCGCTTCGAGCAGGCGGTTGAATTGTACTCCAGCGCGCTTGAGCAATTGCCCGCGCTGCTTGAGGCGATGGTGCCGAATGAAATCTGCGGGGCCCATTTTGACGGGCGGCAGATGATCCAGGACACATCGAAGCGGGCGAAGGCGATTCTCAGGGAGATCGGCTTCATCAACAAGGTGGCGGAGGCGCAGCGCCTGCGCGCAGGCAGCGGCAATACGACGCTCGAGCGCCAGCCGGAGCGAAACTGGGGTGCGCTGGCCGATTCACTCCTGGCGGTGAAGCCGCTGGAGGCGGCGCGCACGGTCA is part of the Opitutaceae bacterium genome and harbors:
- the asnS gene encoding asparagine--tRNA ligase, whose amino-acid sequence is MQRTLVKDALHSPAQIEAILLQGWVRTRRDARAFSFLEINDGSCLKSLQVIVDASLPGYDQIARATTGASIEVRGRLVPSQGQGQQWEVVASSFAILGEADSTYPLQKKGHTLEFLRDIAHLRPRSNLFGAVFRVRSRLAYAIHQFFQERSFVYVHTPIITASDCEGAGELFRVTTLDPQNPPANPDHTVDFSKDFFAKRTYLTVSGQLEAEVFACALSNVYTFGPTFRAENSHTSRHASEFWMIEPEMAFCGLDGNMDLAEEFVKHLIRDALTHCAPDLEFFGKFVDKDLLSRLDFVLQRPFQRCTYTEAIDILARSGRTWEHSVSWGSNLQSEHERYLAEEHFKCPVTLYDYPRTLKPFYMRVNDDGRTVRAMDLLVPGIGEIIGGSQREERLEVLRENMERHHLSEKEYSWYVDLRRYGSVPHSGFGLGFERMLMFVTGVANIRDVIPFARTPGSAGF
- a CDS encoding ROK family protein translates to MIIWGIDLGGTKVEGAVLDTAHPDKPIARLRRPTESHLGYEHIVGQIKRVVEDLEKQTGRRRPAAVGFGTPGTMEPSTGAMKNCNTTCLNGRKLRDDLTATLGIEARLANDANCFALAEATLGVARGRQVVMGLILGTGVGGGIVVNGRVLNGCHGIAGEWGHNPIMGERTPCYCGRAGCVETVIAGPSLERHYCEATGRKLNLREIEEQSRKGDAAATATLERLRAKFGESIAAVINILDPDAIVIGGGVGNLDLLYTEETRRAVVRHLFNPEVRTEFLKPELGDSAGVFGAAMLTGEVGG
- a CDS encoding family 20 glycosylhydrolase, giving the protein MHVFSRSLRQRIFLSGLAGLLIFLSTTVAREVPLAERLVLSPAPRVVQYEKQTHPFPREIAVSGLNPADPAHETTLETFRNLQGILTATTVVFRQTGEYPIVFSQSDAIAHREGYRLDASGSGMRITYRTAAGMFYGAQTAYQILAHADAGHRFLYFDERPAEPEKSLPVVSIEDSPAYATRSFLIDLGRAPFSPALLKRVVRIAAHLKINALHVRLYDDELGGFRFSQLPLGRENPFALDADDLKELVRYARRYHMAIIPELESWAHVQSITHHFPELRGTDGMWGGASFGIGERTYALLEKIYDEVVPCLEDTAAVHVGLDEAVWAVLPGEENRGHTPENMVGRIHEILMRVARRHGKKITMHLWADHGGRPIPVAIRDQVVVEPWGYHETMKEEIFEKLRTFGGAGKTPVMMGAGVSWTRVNGDYEASRLWAQEGLKYPNVVGITLCLWGTNDVGGRLMTLFGGAGVAWSPHSFVRAANDPLGESLRNAKDREMRKWQAIFPDADRQVIDLDRGPEIVVGRYVNRPYAGYPVAPTAEPPAFGRQP
- a CDS encoding Cof-type HAD-IIB family hydrolase, translating into MQRRFPEPFRLAAVDVDGTLVGPALEISDANRRAIGRLQKAGIEVVLASGRHYETLKSFAEALPGVRWMVSSQGGEVSNIDRAHVLDRVFLEAGQTDQIISLGRKLGYNLALYTERGILVDNDADTKKLYASFAGRPPQFTIDQWRDERLLKIVWIGEEPSIASVGDHPAVKAIDVERVHTHRQLFEFSPHGVSKATGLASLCAHLGYRAEQTLAFGDAENDLPMFSWAGLSVAMPHGWPKALRSAGIVGPAGEEETALARAIDSLFDRRGQP
- a CDS encoding NAD(P)-dependent oxidoreductase — encoded protein: MATSHSIGFIGTGVMGCSMARHLMAAGHSLHVFNRTKHKAQPLLDLGARWHDDPSTIGPNVDAVITMLGFPSDVERIYLGENGLVRTAKPGSLLIDMTTSSPTLAKRLAADAAIRNVDVLDAPVSGGDLGAREARLVIMVGGGESAFNRAMPWFQAMGKNIRRHGGPGAGQHCKLANQIAVAAGMIAWVEALAYARKAGLAPASVLESISGGAAGSWAMTNLAPRALAGNYAPGFYVKHFIKDIGLALESAALLNLDLPGLACAKRLYDEVSLRGWEDSGTQALFKLYAEAA